From Chitinophagales bacterium, the proteins below share one genomic window:
- a CDS encoding SIR2 family protein, giving the protein MRSTTVKKIAAILRNLRDGNEKRSAILFLGAGASKSAGIPTAGELVKILETDSRYQTLVEDCSDKSYASYMRELNPGDRKEFLQQYVDTAKLNQTHLYAATLMKERLIDTVVTVNFDPLMLRALAMVNIFPSVYDMAVSREFILGGIDHPAVVFLHGQSHGFWQLNTDDEMRMALDNIRNLFMQITGGRSWIIVGYSGNDPVFSELAKIQKFEHGIYWICYKNDDPEKKVMEELLDKPNKSSWYLKGYNSDEFFRALKNEMKLQEPNIINKPFSHLSEAVLEIGDFEIEERKEKWTIQIQTWIRAAIEGFEEGKGFEKIEAAQKENIDIAKLTMQVKEISDKKNFEEIKNIESYVLHSGNDEAVTALAYAYNGWGIELYNQSLSTSSDEVVLSKSIEKYIHSITIKPTYESYYNWGLALYLLATRKNYDENILNDVLDKYQKATDINASKDDAFYNWGLALHQLSIKKNTNELLLLQAIEKYEFATRIKPGYDIFLEWGISLYELAHIKNRDSKILQEAIVKYEQAKQINPLVSQIYYSWALALSELASAPDKAVEKELLLRKAREKYIEAINLKPDYYDAINGLSMLLSMINKIFQPQDLKKLTLETIQILENTEKNKEGTMPYNLACAYSIDQNSERALEWLEKSLKLTDVSRKQIESEDDLKDLHKLPEFIKLLDRYRPD; this is encoded by the coding sequence GTGAGAAGCACAACCGTAAAAAAAATTGCTGCCATACTTCGTAATCTAAGGGATGGAAATGAAAAACGGAGCGCTATTCTATTCCTGGGTGCCGGTGCTTCGAAGTCGGCCGGTATTCCTACCGCGGGAGAACTCGTTAAGATACTCGAAACAGATTCACGGTACCAGACTTTAGTGGAAGATTGCTCAGATAAAAGTTATGCCAGCTATATGCGGGAGCTCAATCCCGGTGATAGAAAAGAATTTCTGCAACAATATGTAGACACGGCTAAATTAAATCAAACTCATCTGTACGCTGCTACTTTGATGAAGGAGCGGTTAATTGATACGGTGGTTACCGTAAATTTTGACCCCCTTATGCTTCGTGCTTTAGCAATGGTTAATATTTTTCCTTCCGTATATGATATGGCCGTAAGCCGTGAATTTATTTTAGGCGGAATCGATCATCCTGCAGTGGTTTTTCTCCATGGCCAGAGCCATGGTTTCTGGCAATTAAACACGGATGATGAAATGCGGATGGCACTCGATAATATCCGAAATCTGTTTATGCAGATTACCGGCGGTCGGTCCTGGATTATTGTTGGCTATAGTGGAAATGATCCGGTGTTTAGTGAATTGGCAAAAATTCAAAAATTTGAACATGGTATATACTGGATTTGCTATAAAAATGATGACCCTGAAAAAAAGGTAATGGAAGAGCTGCTCGATAAGCCCAATAAAAGTTCCTGGTATTTAAAAGGTTACAACAGCGATGAGTTTTTTCGGGCTCTGAAAAATGAGATGAAACTGCAGGAGCCTAATATAATTAACAAGCCATTTTCACATTTAAGTGAAGCAGTACTGGAAATAGGAGATTTTGAAATAGAGGAGCGAAAGGAAAAATGGACCATTCAGATTCAAACATGGATAAGGGCCGCTATAGAAGGATTTGAAGAAGGAAAGGGCTTTGAAAAAATAGAGGCAGCCCAGAAAGAAAATATTGACATTGCCAAATTAACCATGCAGGTAAAAGAGATATCGGATAAGAAGAACTTTGAAGAAATTAAGAATATTGAAAGTTACGTTTTACACTCAGGAAATGATGAAGCAGTTACTGCACTTGCTTATGCGTATAACGGCTGGGGAATTGAACTGTATAATCAATCGCTTTCTACCAGTAGCGATGAGGTTGTGCTGAGCAAGTCAATAGAAAAATATATTCATTCCATTACCATAAAGCCTACTTATGAAAGCTATTATAACTGGGGATTGGCTTTATACCTGTTAGCGACAAGAAAAAATTACGATGAAAATATCCTTAATGATGTTCTGGATAAATATCAAAAAGCAACCGATATCAATGCCAGTAAGGATGATGCTTTTTATAACTGGGGCTTAGCGCTTCATCAGCTGTCCATTAAAAAAAATACAAATGAATTATTGTTGTTACAGGCAATTGAAAAATATGAATTTGCCACCAGGATAAAACCAGGATATGATATTTTCCTCGAGTGGGGAATTAGTCTTTATGAACTCGCTCACATAAAAAACCGGGATTCAAAAATACTGCAGGAAGCAATAGTAAAATATGAACAGGCTAAACAGATTAACCCGTTAGTTTCGCAAATCTATTATAGCTGGGCTCTTGCATTGTCTGAACTGGCGTCGGCACCAGATAAGGCAGTGGAGAAAGAATTGCTGTTAAGAAAAGCGAGAGAAAAATATATAGAAGCAATTAATTTAAAACCTGATTATTATGATGCCATCAACGGGTTATCAATGCTTCTTTCAATGATTAATAAAATATTTCAACCGCAGGATCTTAAAAAGCTAACCCTTGAAACTATCCAGATTTTAGAAAATACTGAAAAGAATAAAGAAGGCACTATGCCCTATAATTTAGCATGCGCTTATAGTATAGACCAAAACAGTGAGAGGGCATTGGAATGGCTTGAGAAATCCTTAAAGCTTACAGATGTTTCCAGGAAGCAAATAGAAAGTGAAGATGATCTCAAGGATCTTCATAAGCTGCCGGAGTTTATAAAATTATTGGATCGATACCGGCCTGACTAA
- a CDS encoding proline--tRNA ligase, with amino-acid sequence MGKEITARDKDYSAWYNDLVIKGNLADYSPVRGCMVIKPYGFALWEKMQWVLDKMFKETGHQNAYFPLFIPKSFLAKEAAHVEGFAKECAVVTHYRLKTDEGGKNLIVDPEAKLEEELIVRPTSETIIWNAYKGWIKSYRDLPLLINQWANVVRWEMRTRLFLRTTEFLWQEGHTAHASADEAMEEARKMLEIYATFAEEWMALPVIKGIKTANERFAGAEETFCIEALVQDGKAIQAGTSHFLGQNFARAFEVTFMSKENKEELVWATSWGVSTRLIGTLIMAHSDDHGLVLPPKLAPVQIVIIPIVKTAEQLEMIDKKALEIKNQLEKINITVKYDNDDKQKPGWKFAEYELKGIPLRIAIGPRDLENGTVELARRDTLSKTTVSMDGLPELVKTLLEEIQSSIYNKALAFRDANITQVNSYEQFKKVLEQGGFISAHWDGSTETELKIKEETKATIRCIPLNNPLEDGICIYSGKASKQRVLFARAY; translated from the coding sequence ATGGGTAAGGAAATAACAGCTCGGGATAAAGACTATTCCGCATGGTATAACGATCTTGTGATTAAAGGCAACCTGGCTGATTATTCTCCTGTACGGGGGTGCATGGTTATTAAACCATATGGATTTGCCCTGTGGGAAAAAATGCAATGGGTACTTGATAAAATGTTTAAGGAGACTGGTCATCAAAATGCATATTTTCCACTTTTTATTCCTAAGAGCTTTTTAGCTAAAGAAGCAGCACACGTGGAAGGGTTTGCCAAGGAATGCGCGGTAGTTACTCATTACCGTTTGAAAACAGATGAGGGCGGGAAAAATCTAATAGTGGATCCGGAAGCAAAACTGGAAGAAGAACTTATTGTGCGCCCCACTTCTGAAACCATTATCTGGAATGCCTATAAAGGTTGGATTAAATCTTATCGTGACCTTCCGCTCCTGATCAATCAATGGGCAAACGTAGTACGGTGGGAAATGCGCACCAGGTTATTCCTGCGCACTACAGAATTTTTATGGCAGGAAGGACATACTGCTCATGCATCGGCAGATGAAGCAATGGAAGAAGCCCGGAAAATGCTGGAAATTTACGCAACATTCGCAGAAGAATGGATGGCTTTACCGGTTATTAAGGGTATTAAAACCGCCAATGAGCGGTTTGCAGGCGCCGAAGAAACATTTTGCATTGAAGCATTGGTGCAGGATGGTAAGGCAATTCAGGCAGGTACATCCCATTTTCTGGGGCAAAACTTTGCGCGGGCTTTTGAGGTTACCTTTATGAGTAAGGAAAATAAAGAAGAATTGGTTTGGGCCACTTCATGGGGAGTTTCAACACGGCTTATTGGTACATTAATTATGGCCCATTCAGATGACCATGGATTGGTGCTGCCGCCAAAGCTGGCACCTGTCCAAATAGTTATTATCCCAATAGTTAAAACAGCGGAGCAGTTAGAGATGATTGACAAAAAGGCTTTGGAAATAAAAAATCAGCTGGAGAAGATAAATATTACTGTCAAATACGACAATGATGATAAACAAAAGCCCGGATGGAAATTTGCAGAATACGAATTAAAAGGAATTCCACTGCGAATTGCTATTGGACCGCGTGATTTAGAAAATGGAACGGTGGAACTGGCGCGTCGCGACACGCTGTCAAAGACAACCGTTTCTATGGATGGATTGCCTGAATTAGTTAAAACCCTGCTGGAGGAAATTCAATCAAGCATTTATAATAAGGCCTTAGCATTTCGCGATGCAAACATTACCCAGGTAAACTCTTATGAGCAATTTAAAAAGGTTTTGGAGCAAGGTGGTTTTATATCTGCACATTGGGATGGTTCCACAGAAACAGAATTAAAAATTAAAGAAGAAACGAAGGCTACAATACGATGCATTCCATTAAATAATCCCCTGGAAGATGGAATATGTATATACTCAGGAAAAGCTTCTAAACAGAGGGTGCTGTTTGCACGAGCTTACTAA
- a CDS encoding diacylglycerol kinase family protein, which yields MKNDRSLLSNFFNGFRFALAGLRSAFLSELNIKFHFAAAIVVIVAGIYFNVTSVDWLLIVGAIGFVLTAEYLNTAIEQLTDLASPQFSEKAGRVKDIAASAVLIASITAATIGMIIFYPYLIK from the coding sequence ATGAAAAACGACCGGTCTCTGCTTTCTAATTTTTTTAATGGTTTCAGGTTTGCACTGGCAGGATTGAGAAGTGCTTTCCTATCTGAGCTGAACATTAAATTTCATTTTGCAGCAGCAATCGTTGTTATCGTAGCTGGGATTTATTTTAATGTTACATCTGTAGATTGGCTCCTGATAGTTGGCGCTATAGGTTTTGTATTGACAGCAGAATACCTGAATACTGCAATTGAACAGTTAACAGATTTAGCTTCACCACAGTTTAGTGAAAAAGCAGGAAGGGTTAAAGATATTGCAGCATCAGCTGTCTTAATTGCATCAATTACTGCTGCCACTATCGGAATGATTATTTTTTATCCTTACCTTATTAAATGA
- a CDS encoding T9SS type A sorting domain-containing protein, which translates to MKHFILLVTLLCSLQLIKAQSLTDSVTMGSGYSSQVYYQLSSQAKYTIPYSAWDIGFITSLMSGAVISNPNTITVYRVPNLDSTEYTSLTDTAGISNWRILYNSDTSWYTGAFNSTANVTNPFDFGWGIYDFNAHIVYGDSLFMVKKDTSFIKLWIKEKTGTGTYIMRYTYLDGTFDSTVTIDPYSNTDQNFILYNLQTTVTVSEPPSADWDILFNHYITTIPGLGPYPVTGVQSNIGVTVAKANKVDVNTVSYTGYLNDFLNNLSAIGYDWKTFDPTTFTYTIEDSLVYFVQTRDGKIYSLRFTGFNSATGTSIFEVMFDAEVGIHEVNKTLESAMIYPNPANDQFTLAYSAKKRGTARVTILDLEGKEVAATSFDMNEGLNVQQIASASLSDGIYFVKINSLGDELKLKLILSKK; encoded by the coding sequence ATGAAGCATTTTATTCTACTCGTTACCCTTTTGTGTTCTTTACAATTAATTAAGGCCCAGTCACTAACTGATTCGGTTACAATGGGTAGTGGTTATTCCAGTCAGGTTTACTATCAGCTTTCCTCTCAGGCAAAATATACTATTCCATATTCCGCCTGGGACATCGGGTTTATTACGAGTCTGATGTCAGGTGCAGTTATCAGCAATCCAAATACAATTACTGTATACAGAGTTCCAAACCTGGATTCCACGGAGTATACTTCATTAACAGACACTGCAGGAATTTCCAATTGGAGGATCTTATACAATTCAGATACAAGCTGGTATACAGGAGCTTTTAACAGTACTGCGAATGTTACGAATCCATTTGACTTTGGATGGGGAATATATGATTTTAATGCTCATATTGTTTATGGTGATTCCCTTTTTATGGTGAAGAAAGACACATCTTTTATTAAATTGTGGATTAAGGAAAAAACTGGTACCGGAACGTATATTATGAGGTATACTTACCTGGACGGAACTTTCGATTCAACCGTGACCATTGACCCTTATTCGAATACCGACCAAAATTTTATATTATACAACCTTCAAACAACGGTTACCGTTTCTGAACCTCCGTCGGCCGATTGGGATATTTTGTTTAACCATTATATAACTACAATTCCAGGCCTTGGCCCGTATCCTGTAACCGGTGTGCAAAGCAACATTGGTGTAACGGTTGCTAAAGCGAATAAGGTAGACGTAAATACTGTTTCCTATACCGGCTATCTTAACGATTTTTTAAATAATCTGTCTGCTATCGGTTATGATTGGAAAACATTTGATCCCACCACTTTCACCTACACCATTGAGGACTCTCTGGTTTATTTTGTACAAACCCGGGATGGAAAAATTTACAGCCTTCGGTTTACCGGTTTTAATTCTGCAACGGGTACGTCAATATTTGAGGTAATGTTCGATGCGGAAGTAGGTATTCATGAAGTTAATAAGACTTTAGAAAGTGCCATGATTTATCCTAACCCTGCTAACGATCAGTTTACACTGGCTTACAGTGCGAAAAAGAGAGGTACAGCACGAGTTACCATCCTTGATCTTGAAGGTAAAGAAGTGGCAGCCACATCATTTGATATGAATGAGGGATTGAACGTGCAGCAAATTGCAAGTGCTTCGCTTTCGGACGGTATCTATTTTGTGAAAATAAACTCTTTAGGTGATGAACTTAAGCTCAAATTAATTCTTTCTAAAAAGTGA
- a CDS encoding HmuY family protein, which yields MRKSIFQYKWSVFLLMVFVAFTSSCFKKDDAIALPPPGSEEVFQISMGNNYEHQEYFDLETKDTLGSSFDIWDMAFESSASGWHIWINGGSQELIANTDTQHFAAVTDTANRNWKWDEASWNTDSTAIGDWRSDRFVYVLDRGPGKSGKDRFKKIIFQSVDEEHYEMQYANLDGSDEVIYDIFKKPQFTYLYFTFATGGKTLPIEPVSPKWDLLFTRYRYIFYTEHPALPYVVTGVLINPDIEVAVDSTANFDSINYPEVLKYTYSSERDIIGYTWKKYNFTTQAYTVKTYYNYIIRDLEGAYWKLHFIDFYNAEGKKGYPQFVFQRL from the coding sequence ATGAGAAAGAGTATTTTTCAATATAAATGGTCTGTATTTCTACTGATGGTATTTGTAGCGTTCACCTCATCCTGCTTTAAAAAAGACGATGCGATAGCATTGCCACCCCCCGGTTCAGAAGAAGTTTTTCAGATTTCAATGGGAAATAATTATGAACACCAGGAATACTTTGATTTAGAAACAAAGGATACATTAGGAAGCAGTTTTGATATCTGGGATATGGCTTTTGAATCGTCAGCTTCCGGGTGGCACATCTGGATAAATGGCGGTAGCCAGGAATTAATTGCAAATACCGATACGCAGCACTTTGCTGCAGTTACCGATACAGCAAATAGAAATTGGAAATGGGATGAAGCCAGCTGGAATACCGATTCAACAGCAATAGGTGATTGGAGAAGTGACCGTTTTGTTTATGTTTTGGACCGTGGACCTGGCAAAAGTGGCAAAGACCGTTTTAAAAAAATAATATTTCAATCCGTGGATGAGGAGCATTATGAAATGCAATATGCTAACCTGGATGGGAGCGATGAAGTGATATACGATATTTTTAAAAAGCCCCAATTCACGTATCTGTATTTTACCTTTGCGACAGGTGGTAAAACGTTACCTATCGAACCAGTCAGTCCGAAGTGGGACTTACTTTTTACACGCTACCGTTACATTTTTTATACTGAGCATCCAGCCCTTCCTTACGTGGTAACGGGGGTTTTAATAAATCCGGATATTGAAGTTGCCGTTGACTCAACAGCTAATTTTGACTCTATAAATTATCCTGAAGTCTTAAAATACACCTACAGCAGCGAACGGGATATTATTGGGTACACCTGGAAGAAATACAATTTTACTACACAGGCATATACCGTAAAGACCTATTATAATTATATCATCAGGGACCTGGAAGGTGCCTATTGGAAGCTTCATTTTATAGATTTCTATAATGCTGAGGGGAAAAAAGGATATCCCCAATTTGTTTTTCAGCGGTTATAA
- a CDS encoding J domain-containing protein, translating to MLPNYFEILGLSEDASEMEIKRAYRNKSREYHPSSNKSPGALDQFILVNEAYEILIHKNTHEIYLEDYKTDHDPLKYEVYYYWINAARTRAAKHASMTWGNFTQTKFYQRTHLYTNSTLMAFLVIGIVLLIIPFLLVVLGQQHFNVGWILAVVFISWPIGLYLFVQAAVGFQSMKKYMH from the coding sequence ATGCTTCCAAATTATTTCGAAATACTTGGTTTATCTGAAGATGCCAGTGAAATGGAGATTAAACGGGCATACCGCAATAAATCCCGTGAGTATCATCCCAGCAGTAATAAATCGCCCGGTGCCCTGGACCAATTTATTTTGGTAAATGAAGCATATGAAATACTCATTCATAAAAATACGCACGAAATTTATTTAGAAGATTATAAAACGGACCACGATCCTCTTAAATATGAAGTCTACTATTATTGGATAAATGCTGCCCGGACGCGCGCTGCCAAACATGCCTCGATGACCTGGGGCAATTTTACCCAAACGAAGTTTTATCAGCGTACCCATCTTTACACCAATTCTACTCTAATGGCATTTTTAGTGATCGGGATTGTTCTGCTTATAATTCCCTTTTTACTTGTCGTCTTAGGACAACAGCATTTTAACGTAGGCTGGATTCTTGCGGTAGTATTTATTTCCTGGCCAATCGGTCTTTATTTATTTGTGCAGGCAGCTGTAGGGTTTCAATCAATGAAAAAATACATGCATTAA
- a CDS encoding TonB-dependent receptor: MSIKFQWSLFGFLIIMKGAFCQQASVITVLSDSDIAVQNAVIILKSGNKDAAKKQEMFFTNSKGQFLNTYPYPASIFIQCFGYQSYQGQVEPDEPYTFHLFKLVIDLNDVVVTGQYDINTSDKSVYNIKVFDQKIIRSMAAQNLSDLLSNQLEMRLSQDNLLGSNVSIDGISGQNIKILMDGVPVIGRENGNIDLSQLNLNNIERVEVVEGPMSVIYGTDALGGVINLVTRKASSYPLEADINFQYESVATYNADGAIFLRKSNNSLALSGGRYFFGGFSQQDTSRYKEWKPKLQYFGSADYNYNTAKFKLGIKTAYYNEEIQNKGAPLISPYQAYAFDDYYFTRRLDETVDAEYRFSNNSKIQFLNAYSNYRRIKNTYREDLVSLNEFLITDAGSQDTTVFNSLNFRGTYSDNISSQRLNFQTGYDINIQSGNGTHLKNKSQNINDYALFGSIEYKVTSDFTVRPGLRATYNSRYGAPVTPSLNIKYDILDRYLLRASYARGFRAPSLKELALYFVDVNHNIVGNNALKAETSNDFNLSFTVKNLLHEKDLLLKFDASFFFNDIKNVIALAVTDSAINQYSYINIGRYKSTGAVFTANFRLKNFSLTSGFSLLGFYDTLSSKYNVSRYSLSPEFQSNFTFSIPKPELEIALFLKSTGNTPGFNVDNKGNVYQTYIQSYTIADVSFIKYFWTKRVTLSAGIKNIFNVIDIQTNTANGNFHSAGGDTIPYGLGRFLFMSMRIKLFKEA; the protein is encoded by the coding sequence ATGAGCATCAAATTTCAATGGAGTTTATTCGGATTCCTCATAATAATGAAAGGAGCTTTTTGCCAGCAAGCTTCCGTTATCACAGTACTATCAGATTCTGACATTGCTGTACAGAATGCGGTCATTATCCTTAAATCCGGCAACAAGGATGCTGCGAAAAAACAGGAAATGTTTTTTACCAATTCCAAAGGTCAGTTCCTAAATACATATCCGTATCCCGCTTCTATTTTTATACAGTGCTTCGGTTACCAGTCATACCAGGGTCAGGTAGAGCCTGATGAGCCATATACATTTCACCTATTTAAATTAGTAATAGATTTAAATGATGTAGTGGTTACGGGTCAGTACGATATCAATACTTCAGACAAATCAGTATATAATATAAAAGTTTTTGATCAGAAAATTATCCGCTCCATGGCGGCTCAAAACCTTTCAGATCTCTTATCAAATCAACTGGAAATGCGTCTTTCGCAGGATAACCTGCTCGGCAGTAATGTTAGCATTGATGGTATCTCCGGGCAAAATATTAAAATTTTGATGGATGGTGTCCCTGTTATTGGCAGGGAGAATGGCAATATCGATCTTAGCCAGTTAAACTTAAATAATATAGAGCGGGTAGAGGTAGTTGAAGGTCCAATGTCTGTTATCTATGGAACTGATGCGTTGGGTGGAGTTATAAACCTGGTAACACGTAAAGCCAGCAGCTATCCTCTGGAAGCTGATATTAATTTCCAATACGAATCTGTAGCAACTTATAATGCAGATGGAGCTATATTCCTGAGGAAATCAAACAACTCATTGGCTCTTTCAGGGGGACGGTATTTTTTTGGTGGATTTTCACAGCAGGATACTTCGCGATATAAGGAATGGAAGCCGAAGCTTCAATATTTTGGATCAGCAGACTATAATTACAATACTGCAAAATTTAAGCTCGGAATTAAAACTGCATATTATAATGAAGAAATTCAAAATAAAGGCGCACCTCTCATAAGCCCATACCAGGCTTATGCCTTTGATGATTATTATTTTACGCGCCGTTTGGATGAAACCGTTGATGCGGAGTATCGTTTTTCAAATAATAGCAAGATTCAATTTCTTAATGCCTATTCAAACTACAGGAGAATAAAAAATACCTACCGGGAGGATCTAGTTTCTCTCAATGAATTTTTAATAACCGATGCCGGAAGTCAGGATACCACAGTTTTTAATTCTCTCAATTTCAGAGGAACTTATAGCGACAACATTTCCTCCCAACGTTTGAATTTTCAGACCGGATATGATATTAATATACAGTCGGGAAACGGCACACATCTCAAAAATAAATCACAGAATATAAACGATTATGCTCTGTTTGGCAGCATAGAATATAAGGTTACATCCGATTTTACAGTTCGGCCCGGATTACGTGCTACCTATAATTCCCGCTATGGCGCACCTGTAACACCTTCCTTAAATATTAAATATGATATACTGGACAGATATCTGTTACGGGCATCCTACGCCCGTGGTTTTCGTGCCCCTTCCTTAAAAGAACTTGCACTGTATTTTGTAGATGTAAATCATAACATAGTAGGAAATAATGCATTAAAAGCAGAAACCTCTAATGATTTCAATTTATCCTTTACGGTTAAAAATTTACTGCATGAAAAAGATTTATTATTAAAGTTTGATGCTTCTTTTTTCTTCAATGATATTAAAAATGTAATAGCACTAGCAGTTACGGATAGTGCAATAAACCAGTATTCCTATATTAATATCGGCAGATATAAATCGACAGGTGCAGTATTTACAGCAAATTTTCGTTTGAAAAATTTTTCTTTAACCTCGGGGTTCTCGTTGCTGGGTTTCTATGATACACTTTCCTCAAAATATAATGTATCCCGATACTCCCTTTCCCCTGAGTTTCAAAGCAATTTTACTTTTTCCATTCCGAAACCTGAATTGGAAATTGCTTTATTCTTAAAAAGCACGGGCAATACACCTGGATTTAATGTGGATAATAAGGGAAATGTCTATCAAACGTACATACAATCGTATACTATTGCCGACGTTTCATTTATTAAATATTTCTGGACTAAAAGAGTTACGCTCTCAGCTGGAATTAAAAATATATTTAATGTAATAGATATTCAAACAAATACTGCGAATGGAAATTTCCATTCAGCGGGTGGCGATACCATTCCTTATGGTCTAGGAAGGTTTTTATTTATGAGCATGCGTATAAAGTTATTTAAAGAGGCGTGA
- a CDS encoding menaquinone biosynthesis decarboxylase encodes MAYPSLQHFIDDLEKYGELIRIKEYVNPRLEITEIVDRISKNNGPALLFENNGTSFPLLINAFGSRKRICMALGVNDLDDVSGEIETLFKSLIKPKDNIIEKLMMLPKLSQLASWMPQIKNGRGMCQQVIMETPDITKFPVMTCWPEDGGPFLTLPIINTKDPLTGIRNVGLYRMQVFGAQLTAMHWHKHKVSAKHFSEYKKLNKRMPVAVALGGDPVYTYAATAPLPENVDEYMLAGFLRKKKLELVKCLTQDMEVPADADIVIEGYIDPSEENILEGPFGDHTGYYSLSDYYPKFHITCITHKRNAIYPSTIVGIPPQEDAWLGKATERIFLAPIKMTLIPEIKDIELPIEGVFHNVTIVKISKEYAGHAQKVTNAMWGAGQMMFNKMLIVVDEKVNIHNYQEVARIISSNVDPEQDIFFSQGPMDVLDHSCSKFAFGGKMCIDATTKFPEELRSEKIENTSVLNADASGFDTIKNEYPELTGINHSLLALGISMIFIAIEKNRKNHIKEINEKLFNNPVLKSIKFILYVEHTIDVMDAGDVIWRWSNNIDPRRDSYIVKAKDNQSISHIGFDGTRKTKQFDDFDREWPNIICSDEFTIDAIDAKWNSLGLGKFLSSPSLKYRKQLYNTGAVALD; translated from the coding sequence ATGGCTTATCCTTCTCTGCAGCATTTTATTGATGATCTGGAAAAGTACGGTGAACTAATTCGCATTAAAGAATATGTAAATCCCAGGTTAGAAATAACAGAAATAGTAGATCGTATTTCTAAAAACAATGGTCCCGCTTTATTATTTGAAAATAACGGAACTTCTTTCCCTCTTTTGATAAATGCTTTTGGATCACGAAAAAGGATCTGTATGGCGCTGGGGGTCAATGACCTGGATGATGTTTCAGGAGAAATTGAAACATTGTTTAAATCATTGATAAAACCGAAAGATAACATCATTGAAAAGCTGATGATGTTACCAAAGCTTTCGCAGTTAGCTTCCTGGATGCCACAAATAAAAAATGGGAGAGGGATGTGTCAGCAGGTAATTATGGAAACACCCGACATAACAAAATTTCCTGTAATGACCTGCTGGCCGGAAGATGGAGGTCCTTTTCTCACCTTACCGATCATTAATACTAAAGATCCGCTTACTGGTATCCGCAATGTAGGATTATACCGCATGCAGGTTTTTGGAGCTCAGCTAACCGCCATGCACTGGCATAAACATAAAGTTTCTGCAAAGCATTTTTCTGAATATAAAAAATTAAATAAAAGAATGCCTGTTGCTGTTGCCCTCGGTGGCGATCCTGTCTATACTTATGCTGCCACAGCACCGCTTCCCGAAAATGTGGACGAATATATGCTGGCTGGTTTCCTTCGAAAGAAAAAATTGGAATTAGTAAAATGCCTTACCCAGGACATGGAAGTTCCTGCTGATGCAGATATTGTTATTGAAGGATATATTGATCCATCAGAAGAAAATATTTTAGAGGGGCCTTTTGGTGACCATACGGGTTACTATTCTTTAAGCGATTATTATCCTAAATTTCATATTACCTGCATTACCCACAAGCGAAATGCAATTTACCCTTCCACTATTGTTGGCATTCCACCCCAGGAAGATGCGTGGCTGGGCAAGGCAACTGAAAGGATATTTCTAGCACCTATTAAAATGACATTGATTCCGGAAATTAAAGACATAGAATTGCCGATTGAAGGGGTGTTCCACAATGTTACGATAGTTAAAATTTCTAAGGAATATGCCGGCCATGCCCAAAAGGTGACTAATGCAATGTGGGGTGCGGGTCAAATGATGTTTAATAAGATGCTGATCGTGGTTGACGAAAAAGTGAATATTCACAACTACCAGGAAGTAGCGCGGATTATTAGTAGCAATGTAGATCCTGAGCAGGACATATTTTTTTCTCAGGGACCTATGGATGTGCTTGATCATTCCTGCAGTAAGTTTGCTTTTGGGGGTAAAATGTGCATTGATGCAACTACCAAATTTCCCGAGGAACTGAGAAGTGAAAAAATAGAAAATACTTCTGTATTAAATGCTGATGCTTCCGGGTTTGATACAATTAAGAATGAATATCCGGAATTAACCGGAATAAATCATTCGCTTTTAGCACTGGGAATTAGTATGATTTTTATTGCAATAGAGAAAAACAGAAAAAATCACATAAAGGAAATTAATGAAAAATTATTTAATAATCCTGTTCTGAAAAGTATAAAGTTTATTCTGTATGTGGAGCATACCATTGACGTAATGGATGCAGGAGATGTTATTTGGCGATGGAGCAACAATATTGATCCACGTAGGGATAGTTACATTGTAAAAGCAAAGGATAATCAAAGCATATCTCATATTGGTTTTGATGGTACCCGAAAAACCAAACAGTTTGACGATTTCGACCGTGAATGGCCCAATATCATTTGCTCAGATGAATTTACAATTGATGCTATTGATGCGAAGTGGAACAGCCTTGGGTTAGGGAAATTTTTATCATCCCCATCTTTAAAATATCGAAAGCAGCTATACAATACAGGCGCTGTGGCGTTAGATTGA